A stretch of the Clostridium fungisolvens genome encodes the following:
- a CDS encoding alpha/beta hydrolase — translation MKVKFSSIDKDLRNAGRLLKLLNNTFTESKLRFMYKLSRKSKMKVNDKTIQFSEEYIVRKDGSRLRICVFKPLALKEDVPGVLWLHGGGYALGSPEVSKLYAKKFIEVSDCIVIAPDYRLSIEAPYPAALEDSYEALLWMKNHADELGIRSDQLMVGGDSAGGGLTAALTLYTRDKGEVNIAFQMPLYPMLDDRMTTESAKENDAPVWNSKSNSLGWKLYLGCLFGTEKVPYYAAAARSEDYSKLPPTATFVGSLEPFRDETIYYVENLKKAGIPVHFEIFTGCYHGFDQICPKAEVTKKAHEFLVNCFKYAIENYFAKQDTEI, via the coding sequence ATGAAAGTAAAATTTAGTTCTATTGATAAAGACCTGAGGAATGCTGGTAGATTACTTAAGCTTCTTAATAATACTTTTACGGAATCAAAACTACGCTTTATGTATAAATTAAGCCGTAAAAGCAAAATGAAAGTAAACGATAAGACTATACAATTCTCAGAAGAATATATTGTGCGAAAAGATGGGTCAAGACTGCGTATTTGCGTATTTAAACCTCTAGCTCTTAAAGAAGATGTTCCAGGCGTTCTTTGGTTACATGGAGGAGGTTATGCACTTGGATCCCCTGAGGTATCTAAGTTATATGCTAAAAAATTTATAGAAGTAAGTGATTGTATTGTTATAGCTCCTGATTACAGGCTATCCATCGAAGCTCCATATCCAGCTGCTTTGGAGGATAGCTATGAAGCACTTTTATGGATGAAAAATCATGCAGACGAATTAGGAATCAGGTCAGATCAGCTAATGGTTGGAGGTGATAGTGCAGGAGGGGGACTTACTGCAGCCCTTACTTTATACACAAGAGATAAAGGCGAAGTTAATATTGCTTTTCAGATGCCACTATATCCAATGCTTGATGATAGAATGACAACTGAGTCTGCGAAGGAAAATGATGCACCGGTTTGGAACTCTAAATCAAACTCTCTTGGTTGGAAGCTATATCTTGGATGTTTATTTGGTACAGAAAAAGTTCCATACTATGCCGCTGCTGCAAGATCTGAAGATTATAGTAAGCTCCCACCAACAGCAACCTTTGTAGGTAGCTTAGAGCCTTTCAGAGATGAAACTATTTATTATGTGGAAAACCTAAAAAAGGCTGGAATACCTGTTCATTTTGAAATTTTCACTGGTTGTTACCATGGCTTTGATCAGATATGCCCTAAGGCTGAGGTAACTAAAAAAGCCCATGAATTCCTTGTTAATTGTTTTAAATATGCAATAGAGAATTATTTTGCAAAGCAAGATACAGAGATTTGA
- a CDS encoding PRD domain-containing protein, producing MKSIKETVYEFIQQEVYSKNENKNGLETKTIAEALGLHRSNVSALLNELVKEGRLAKTTTRPVYYKLPELIHQSTEKSCFTQLIGYNGSLRNAIQLAQAAILYPRSSLNVLLSSKTGCGTTYFASLMFDFAKEMGILSKDAPYVKIDCRHYSKNVSVLDEELFGTQGNLNSSCFVKAQRGMLFIDNVDLLDAKQQGCLFRFLDTGKIYSEDKSKSLDCNDLFLVLACSPQSVLQINRIIPVTIELPELKDRSMEERFDLINHFFQVEAANSERSIEVTAESIKALLLSDFNYNIKGLELDIKSACANAYVRVVNESEQAICVCVNDFKGQIKKSLLNLKSYDTEIEVLLGKRESIIYDKNIIDQGSYDPHSTVDMYSEIKKQYDELSNLGINNSGIENVMNTHIRNLFKKYGYYNGFGDSNNLEQLSKIVDPRIIDMVSYFLNARKKELGVNYKSNVFYGLCLHINSLLNLNLSEQRVENNQIVKIVQDYPEEYAASVQFADILKEKLGLNLPIHEIVLIAMFLIESDENNDEEHPVLLYIMHGSQTASSLKDVTNSLTHCHNAYSYDLALEVGTRQAVEEIKALIEKIDRGKGVIVIYDMGSIKTMLETIAEEIDVKIRYINMPITLIGIDVARKCSMESDIDYVYHMANLEINNMRKNVEKHNNIIVTLCHTGEGGAAQLKLYIDQYSKLGIKTIALAISSRNALLKEVLALQKTYNIHSFVGAYDPKLFGIPFISIQKVFESSKEDLDRILMFEPVNSRSVNYNDVYKYLGEQFKYTSISKLKTVLPNIIDEFSMLYSFTEDQRVGLFMHLACLVERLLDGKSAVNNNDRSKIISVFKDDYQAIVKILKPLEKIFKVIIDDNEITTIIMIIKKV from the coding sequence TTGAAAAGCATAAAGGAAACTGTATACGAATTCATACAGCAAGAAGTTTATAGTAAAAATGAAAATAAAAATGGTTTGGAAACAAAGACAATTGCAGAAGCTTTAGGGTTACATCGTTCTAATGTAAGTGCTTTATTAAACGAGCTCGTAAAAGAAGGACGACTTGCTAAGACAACCACAAGGCCTGTTTATTATAAGCTTCCTGAACTAATTCACCAAAGTACAGAAAAGTCATGCTTTACACAATTGATTGGCTACAATGGCAGTTTAAGAAATGCAATTCAATTAGCACAAGCTGCTATTCTTTATCCACGGTCTAGTCTAAATGTTTTGCTTTCCTCCAAAACAGGTTGTGGTACAACTTATTTTGCTTCATTAATGTTTGATTTTGCTAAAGAAATGGGGATTTTATCAAAAGACGCTCCTTATGTAAAAATTGATTGTCGTCATTATTCTAAAAATGTGTCTGTATTAGATGAGGAACTCTTTGGGACTCAAGGTAATTTGAACAGCAGTTGCTTTGTAAAAGCCCAGAGAGGAATGCTATTTATTGACAATGTTGATCTATTAGATGCTAAGCAGCAGGGTTGTTTGTTTAGATTTTTGGATACAGGAAAAATATATTCAGAAGATAAATCTAAGTCACTAGATTGTAATGATTTATTTTTGGTACTAGCCTGTTCCCCACAAAGTGTTTTGCAAATAAACCGTATTATTCCTGTTACCATAGAATTGCCGGAATTAAAAGATCGCTCTATGGAAGAACGTTTTGATCTTATCAATCATTTTTTTCAAGTTGAAGCAGCAAACTCGGAACGTTCAATTGAAGTAACTGCTGAATCAATTAAAGCATTACTACTTTCGGATTTTAATTACAATATCAAAGGTCTAGAGCTTGATATTAAATCAGCCTGTGCAAATGCTTATGTACGAGTAGTTAACGAGTCTGAACAAGCCATTTGCGTATGTGTTAATGATTTTAAAGGACAAATAAAAAAAAGTTTATTAAATCTAAAAAGCTATGATACTGAGATTGAAGTACTCTTAGGTAAAAGAGAATCTATTATTTACGATAAAAACATTATTGATCAAGGATCTTATGATCCTCATTCTACAGTTGATATGTACTCTGAAATTAAGAAACAGTATGATGAGTTGTCTAATCTTGGCATTAATAATAGCGGCATCGAAAACGTCATGAATACTCATATTCGTAATTTATTTAAGAAATATGGGTATTATAATGGTTTTGGTGATTCAAACAATCTAGAGCAACTTTCTAAAATTGTGGACCCAAGAATCATAGATATGGTTAGTTATTTTTTGAATGCTAGAAAAAAAGAGCTTGGAGTAAATTATAAATCTAATGTATTTTACGGGCTTTGCCTACATATAAACTCACTATTAAACTTAAATCTTTCTGAGCAACGGGTAGAAAATAATCAGATTGTTAAGATTGTTCAAGATTATCCAGAGGAATACGCTGCAAGTGTACAGTTTGCAGATATTTTAAAAGAAAAACTAGGCTTGAACTTACCTATTCATGAGATTGTTCTAATAGCTATGTTTCTAATCGAATCAGATGAAAATAATGACGAGGAACACCCAGTACTACTTTATATTATGCACGGCAGTCAAACGGCCTCGTCCTTAAAAGATGTTACAAATAGTTTAACCCATTGCCATAATGCTTACAGCTATGATTTGGCTTTGGAGGTTGGAACAAGACAGGCTGTAGAAGAAATCAAAGCACTTATTGAAAAAATCGACCGTGGAAAAGGTGTTATTGTCATATATGATATGGGCTCCATAAAGACAATGCTTGAAACTATCGCAGAGGAAATAGATGTAAAAATTAGGTATATCAATATGCCTATAACTTTAATCGGTATTGATGTTGCAAGAAAATGCTCCATGGAAAGCGATATAGATTATGTCTATCATATGGCAAATCTCGAAATCAATAATATGCGAAAAAATGTAGAAAAGCATAATAATATCATCGTTACTCTTTGTCATACAGGTGAAGGCGGCGCAGCACAATTAAAATTATATATTGATCAGTATTCGAAACTAGGAATAAAAACCATAGCCCTTGCAATATCTTCACGTAATGCGCTTTTAAAAGAAGTTTTAGCACTCCAAAAAACCTATAATATTCATAGTTTTGTTGGTGCATATGATCCGAAATTATTTGGCATTCCATTTATTTCTATACAAAAGGTTTTTGAAAGTTCTAAAGAAGATTTAGACCGTATCCTTATGTTTGAGCCTGTAAATTCTCGGTCTGTGAATTACAATGATGTATATAAATACTTAGGGGAACAGTTTAAATATACATCAATATCTAAACTGAAAACTGTGCTGCCAAATATCATTGATGAATTCAGTATGCTCTATTCATTTACCGAAGATCAAAGAGTTGGCTTATTTATGCATCTAGCCTG
- a CDS encoding PTS sugar transporter subunit IIB yields the protein MIKIVLFCAAENTARLLVQKMEQEAEARDLEIYIKIFLERQIDEQFDEIDLILITPEVAYILPMVKEIYEPEGIQVDVISAVDFSIVNGEKVLNFALDLLEEKEVYC from the coding sequence ATGATAAAAATAGTACTATTTTGTGCTGCTGAAAATACAGCAAGGTTGCTAGTACAAAAAATGGAACAAGAAGCAGAAGCAAGAGACCTAGAGATATATATTAAAATATTTTTAGAAAGGCAAATAGACGAACAATTTGATGAAATAGATTTAATTTTAATTACACCAGAGGTTGCATATATTCTCCCAATGGTTAAGGAAATATATGAACCTGAAGGAATACAAGTAGATGTAATATCAGCAGTAGACTTCAGTATTGTAAATGGAGAGAAGGTTTTAAATTTTGCATTAGATCTACTTGAGGAAAAAGAAGTATATTGTTGA
- a CDS encoding MerR family transcriptional regulator yields the protein MNIKEVAQRTGVSIDNLRYYERIGLIPPIKRTESGIRDYDERAIHWVELVLKFKKAGASLEFIKEYLNLANDGESTKEDRRAILFEIKNNIAEQMQELQKCFDMINYKIENYDDLCDPVTTEIIGEWKSSENKDK from the coding sequence ATGAATATAAAAGAGGTTGCCCAAAGAACAGGAGTATCCATAGATAATCTGCGCTACTATGAGCGTATAGGATTAATCCCACCTATAAAAAGGACAGAGTCAGGTATACGAGACTATGATGAAAGAGCAATTCATTGGGTGGAATTAGTTTTAAAGTTTAAAAAGGCAGGAGCATCGCTTGAGTTTATTAAAGAATATCTTAATCTTGCAAATGATGGAGAATCCACAAAGGAAGATAGACGAGCTATTCTTTTTGAAATAAAGAACAACATTGCGGAGCAAATGCAAGAATTACAGAAATGCTTTGATATGATAAATTATAAAATTGAAAATTATGATGATTTGTGTGACCCTGTGACAACAGAAATCATAGGAGAATGGAAATCCTCAGAAAATAAAGATAAATAG